A window from Solanum stenotomum isolate F172 chromosome 7, ASM1918654v1, whole genome shotgun sequence encodes these proteins:
- the LOC125871613 gene encoding uncharacterized protein LOC125871613 isoform X2: MATSVQCRPQERTLGMVMKEVDEDLAMFLETRRSEKDMNDQLAKCNSEELDQQLGSEVDFSSLSNGTSTKPANQDYLLNSENDKNDYDWLLSPPQTPSNPLPEVEEQNIPVYQIVTNSSSTGQDCKIKMDSSTVAPEPKISIEQDIVQPANSLEGLHSTGQPDMSRSKSSSAGNGRPSSSGGKKATSTRSSTPTGRPRSSSSKPSRASTPTSRAALPSAKPVASTARSSTPTRAAPLSSTPTGRPSKPAASKSTSRSATPTRRPSAASSIPIVSVSGSRSSSSTKTGSTTLKKTAPSRGTSPTVKSRPLKPLETPSLSRDSSVNSKTLVPKRPASASRGRPTAPGARHSTTNGKPRRKSCSPSRGRATTATILINTTALLSKSRGYGIENDDVNPVLIGTQMVERVVNMRKLAPPKQDDNLSHENSSKKSLSRENSGFGRSFSKKSLDMALRHMDIRRSVNGTLRPVLTRVSASSANSIRSSSTKNKTGSVSDSPLATSSNASSEPSMNNSSNNINWSEPEDDNFGCERELSSPR; the protein is encoded by the exons ATGGCT ACATCAGTGCAATGTAGGCCACAAGAAAGGACTTTAGGAATGGTGATGAAGGAGGTAGATGAAGATCTTGCAATGTTTCTTGAGACGCGACGTAGCGAAAAGGACATGAATGATCAACTTGCTAAATGTAACTCTGAGGAATTGGATCAGCAATTAG GCTCAGAGGTTGACTTCTCTTCGTTATCAAATGGGACATCAACAAAGCCTGCTAATCAAGATTATCTTTTAAACTCTGAGAATGACAAGAATGACTATGACTG GCTCCTTTCACCTCCTCAGACTCCTTCAAATCCATTACCAGAGGTGGAAGAACAGAATATTCCAGTGTACCAAATTGTGACAAATTCTAGTTCAACTGGTCAAGACTGTAAAATTAAGATGGATTCAAGTACAGTTGCTCCTGAACCTAAAATAAGCATTGAGCAGGACATAGTTCAG CCTGCAAATTCACTGGAAGGGCTCCATTCAACGGGACAGCCAGATATGTCTAGAAGCAAAAGCTCTTCTGCTGGAAATGGAAGGCCTTCTTCGTCAGGGGGGAAAAAGGCAACTTCCACCAGGTCATCAACGCCTACTGGACGTCCTCGTAGTTCTTCATCCAAGCCCTCAAGAGCTTCTACTCCTACTTCAAGAGCGGCGTTGCCTTCTGCTAAGCCTGTTGCTTCCACAGCAAGATCCTCAACTCCAACAAGAGCTGCTCCACTCTCTTCTACCCCAACCGGTAGACCCTCCAAACCAGCTGCTTCCAAGTCAACATCAAGGTCAGCAACACCAACTCGTCGACCATCAGCTGCATCGTCCATTCCTATTGTATCAGTTTCTGGTTCTCGATCTTCTTCATCGACAAAAACGGGTTCCACGACATTGAAAAAAACTGCACCATCTCGGGGTACCTCTCCAACTGTGAAGTCTAGGCCATTGAAACCCTTGGAGACACCAAGTCTTTCACGTGATTCTTCTGTCAATTCCAAGACATTAGTGCCTAAAAGGCCTGCATCTGCATCTAGAGGAAGACCAACTGCACCTGGCGCTCGACACTCTACTACTAATGGAAAACCCAGACGGAAATCATGTTCTCCTTCTAGAGGACGAGCAACAACAGCTACTATTTTGATCAATACAACTGCTCTGCTTTCCAAGAGTAGGGGCTATGGTATTGAAAATGATGACGTGAATCCTGTGTTGATCGGAACACAGATGGTTGAACGGGTAGTAAACATGAGGAAATTAGCTCCCCCAAAGCAAGATGATAATCTATCTCATGAAAATTCCTCCAAGAAATCTTTATCCCGAGAAAATTCAGGCTTTGGAAGATCATTCTCCAAAAAGTCTTTGGATATGGCTCTACGGCACATG GATATAAGACGAAGTGTTAATGGAACCTTACGCCCAGTCCTGACACGGGTCTCAGCTTCTTCAGCAAACAGTATCCGGTCTagctcaacaaagaacaagacaGGTAGTGTTTCTGACTCGCCCCTTGCCACGAGCAGCAATGCTAGTTCAGAACCAAGTATGAACAATAGCTCTAATAACATAAATTGGAGTGAACCTGAAGATGATAACTTTGGTTGTGAGAGAGAACTATCGTCTCCTCGCTGA
- the LOC125871613 gene encoding uncharacterized protein LOC125871613 isoform X1: MQTSVQCRPQERTLGMVMKEVDEDLAMFLETRRSEKDMNDQLAKCNSEELDQQLGSEVDFSSLSNGTSTKPANQDYLLNSENDKNDYDWLLSPPQTPSNPLPEVEEQNIPVYQIVTNSSSTGQDCKIKMDSSTVAPEPKISIEQDIVQPANSLEGLHSTGQPDMSRSKSSSAGNGRPSSSGGKKATSTRSSTPTGRPRSSSSKPSRASTPTSRAALPSAKPVASTARSSTPTRAAPLSSTPTGRPSKPAASKSTSRSATPTRRPSAASSIPIVSVSGSRSSSSTKTGSTTLKKTAPSRGTSPTVKSRPLKPLETPSLSRDSSVNSKTLVPKRPASASRGRPTAPGARHSTTNGKPRRKSCSPSRGRATTATILINTTALLSKSRGYGIENDDVNPVLIGTQMVERVVNMRKLAPPKQDDNLSHENSSKKSLSRENSGFGRSFSKKSLDMALRHMDIRRSVNGTLRPVLTRVSASSANSIRSSSTKNKTGSVSDSPLATSSNASSEPSMNNSSNNINWSEPEDDNFGCERELSSPR, encoded by the exons ATGCAGACATCAGTGCAATGTAGGCCACAAGAAAGGACTTTAGGAATGGTGATGAAGGAGGTAGATGAAGATCTTGCAATGTTTCTTGAGACGCGACGTAGCGAAAAGGACATGAATGATCAACTTGCTAAATGTAACTCTGAGGAATTGGATCAGCAATTAG GCTCAGAGGTTGACTTCTCTTCGTTATCAAATGGGACATCAACAAAGCCTGCTAATCAAGATTATCTTTTAAACTCTGAGAATGACAAGAATGACTATGACTG GCTCCTTTCACCTCCTCAGACTCCTTCAAATCCATTACCAGAGGTGGAAGAACAGAATATTCCAGTGTACCAAATTGTGACAAATTCTAGTTCAACTGGTCAAGACTGTAAAATTAAGATGGATTCAAGTACAGTTGCTCCTGAACCTAAAATAAGCATTGAGCAGGACATAGTTCAG CCTGCAAATTCACTGGAAGGGCTCCATTCAACGGGACAGCCAGATATGTCTAGAAGCAAAAGCTCTTCTGCTGGAAATGGAAGGCCTTCTTCGTCAGGGGGGAAAAAGGCAACTTCCACCAGGTCATCAACGCCTACTGGACGTCCTCGTAGTTCTTCATCCAAGCCCTCAAGAGCTTCTACTCCTACTTCAAGAGCGGCGTTGCCTTCTGCTAAGCCTGTTGCTTCCACAGCAAGATCCTCAACTCCAACAAGAGCTGCTCCACTCTCTTCTACCCCAACCGGTAGACCCTCCAAACCAGCTGCTTCCAAGTCAACATCAAGGTCAGCAACACCAACTCGTCGACCATCAGCTGCATCGTCCATTCCTATTGTATCAGTTTCTGGTTCTCGATCTTCTTCATCGACAAAAACGGGTTCCACGACATTGAAAAAAACTGCACCATCTCGGGGTACCTCTCCAACTGTGAAGTCTAGGCCATTGAAACCCTTGGAGACACCAAGTCTTTCACGTGATTCTTCTGTCAATTCCAAGACATTAGTGCCTAAAAGGCCTGCATCTGCATCTAGAGGAAGACCAACTGCACCTGGCGCTCGACACTCTACTACTAATGGAAAACCCAGACGGAAATCATGTTCTCCTTCTAGAGGACGAGCAACAACAGCTACTATTTTGATCAATACAACTGCTCTGCTTTCCAAGAGTAGGGGCTATGGTATTGAAAATGATGACGTGAATCCTGTGTTGATCGGAACACAGATGGTTGAACGGGTAGTAAACATGAGGAAATTAGCTCCCCCAAAGCAAGATGATAATCTATCTCATGAAAATTCCTCCAAGAAATCTTTATCCCGAGAAAATTCAGGCTTTGGAAGATCATTCTCCAAAAAGTCTTTGGATATGGCTCTACGGCACATG GATATAAGACGAAGTGTTAATGGAACCTTACGCCCAGTCCTGACACGGGTCTCAGCTTCTTCAGCAAACAGTATCCGGTCTagctcaacaaagaacaagacaGGTAGTGTTTCTGACTCGCCCCTTGCCACGAGCAGCAATGCTAGTTCAGAACCAAGTATGAACAATAGCTCTAATAACATAAATTGGAGTGAACCTGAAGATGATAACTTTGGTTGTGAGAGAGAACTATCGTCTCCTCGCTGA
- the LOC125871640 gene encoding polygalacturonase inhibitor 2-like produces MNPSSLVSILSFFSLLFLSQLSSSERCHPNDKKALLEFKKGLGNPDDLGNWDPRTDCCTDWYGPTIKCDEKTNRINVIAFTKMDMAGYLSPAIGDLTYLTTFSIHNVRNLTGPIPSTIVKLTNLEFFRISQTNISGPVPEVLSKLKSLTYINLSYNKLVGTIPPSLSQLPHLEFLGLDRNKLSGPIPEFFSNLAPNLSYIYLGHNQLTGIVPTSFAGLSIETIDLSRNMLEGDISFLFGKEKNTFQMLLDRNKFEFDMSKLTFGKRLWRLDLNHNKIYGSLPKIMSKNQWQLLNVSYNRLCGKIPKGENMQRFEIYEYFHNKCLCGAPLPPCK; encoded by the coding sequence ATGAATCCTTCCTCTCTAGTTtccattctttcttttttttctctcttgtttcTTTCTCAACTCTCTTCATCTGAAAGATGCCATCCAAATGACAAAAAAGCCCTCCTAGAATTCAAAAAAGGTCTAGGCAATCCTGATGACTTGGGTAATTGGGATCCCAGAACTGATTGTTGTACTGATTGGTACGGACCTACTATCAAATGTGATGAAAAAACCAATCGTATTAACGTCATCGCCTTCACCAAAATGGATATGGCCGGATACCTCTCCCCTGCCATCGGAGACCTTACATACCTTACAACATTCAGTATCCACAACGTACGTAATCTCACCGGTCCAATTCCATCAACAATCGTTAAACTAACTAATCTCGAATTCTTCAGAATTAGTCAAACAAACATTTCTGGACCTGTACCTGAAGTTCTTAGTAAGTTGAAAAGCTTAACCTACATTAACTTGTCCTATAATAAGCTTGTTGGAACTATCCCACCTTCGCTATCTCAACTTCCACACTTGGAGTTTTTAGGATTAGACAGAAACAAACTTAGTGGACCAATCCCGGAGTTTTTTAGCAACTTAGCTCCAAATCTAAGCTATATTTACCTTGGACATAACCAACTTACAGGGATTGTCCCAACTTCATTTGCTGGCTTGAGTATTGAGACAATTGACTTGTCAAGGAACATGCTTGAAGGGgatatttcatttttgtttggtaaagaaaagaatacaTTTCAAATGCTTTTGGATAGGAATAAGTTTGAATTTGACATGTCAAAGTTGACGTTTGGGAAGAGATTATGGAGGTTGGATTTAAATCATAACAAGATTTATGGGAGTCTTCCAAAAATCATGTCCAAGAATCAGTGGCAACTCTTGAATGTGAGTTATAATAGACTTTGTGGCAAGATTCCAAAGGGTGAGAATATGCAGAGATTTGAGATATATGAGTATTTTCACAACAAATGCTTGTGTGGTGCTCCATTGCCGCCCTGTAAATGA
- the LOC125871623 gene encoding putative serine/threonine-protein kinase: MGWNCFGVLQSYKNNRETQIQEFTTNNVRVFSYNSLRSATSHFHPSNKIGGGGFGVVYKGILRDGTCVAIKCLSAESKQGTKEFLTEINMISNTQHPNLVQLIGCCVESGNRMLIYEYLKNNSLASALLGSNGKRVALNWPQRVAISLGTASGLAFLHEEASPPIVHRDIKASNILIDENLHPKIGDFGLAKLFPENVTHLSTQVAGTIGYLAPEYALFGQLTKKADVYSFGVLVLEIISGRSSSKSAFGVDLLVLVEWVWKLREEGRLLEIIDPELTEYPETELLRFIKVALFCTQSAPTQRPNMKQVIEMLSKEVNLNEKSLTEPGVYRPHSSKRSSYGSLQKSSSAGMNGVQSVNPSVTSTKFESFQSVTQMLPR, translated from the exons ATGGGTTGGAATTGCTTTGGAGTTTTGCAATCATACAAAAACAATAGAGAGACTCAAATCCAAG AGTTCACGACCAACAATGTGAGGGTTTTTTCCTATAACTCATTGAGATCAGCAACAAGTCACTTCCATCCATCTAACAAAATAGGAGGTGGTGGTTTTGGAGTTGTTTATAAG GGAATTTTGAGAGATGGAACTTGTGTTGCCATTAAATGTCTCTCTGCTGAGTCAAAACAAGGGACTAAAGAATTCTTGACAGAGATTAATATGATTTCAAACACCCAACATCCAAATCTTGTTCAGTTGATTGGTTGTTGTGTTGAGAGTGGCAATAGAATGTTGATATATGAATACTTGAAGAATAACAGCCTTGCCAGTGCTTTACTAG GTTCTAATGGTAAGCGTGTTGCCCTGAATTGGCCTCAGAGAGTTGCTATAAGTTTAGGTACAGCATCTGGTTTAGCATTTCTTCATGAGGAAGCCTCACCACCGATTGTTCATCGAGATATTAAGGCTAGTAATATCCTTATAGATGAAAACCTTCATCCtaaaattggagattttggTCTGGCTAAGCTTTTTCCTGAAAATGTCACTCATCTAAGTACGCAAGTAGCAGGAACAAT AGGTTATCTTGCTCCGGAGTATGCCTTGTTTGGACAACTCACGAAAAAGGCTGATGTCTATAGCTTTGGAGTTCTTGTACTTGAAATCATAAGTGGAAGAAGCAGTAGTAAATCAGCATTTGGAGTGGATCTCTTGGTTCTGGTGGAATGG GTATGGAAGCTAAGAGAAGAAGGACGGCTTCTGGAAATCATTGATCCAGAGCTAACAGAGTATCCAGAAACTGAATTGCTGCGGTTCATCAAAGTTGCTCTCTTTTGCACACAATCAGCACCTACCCAAAGACCTAATATGAAACAAGTGATTGAGATGTTGTCTAAGGAAGTCAACCTCAACGAGAAGTCGTTAACTGAACCAGGAGTTTATAGACCACATAGCTCGAAACGATCAAGTTATGGTAGTCTGCAGAAATCATCCTCTGCGGGGATGAATGGGGTGCAATCTGTAAATCCTTCTGTAACATCAACAAAGTTTGAGAGCTTTCAGAGTGTCACCCAAATGCTTCCTAGATAA